The window CCCGGCCTCCCCGCCTTCTCGGGTGTCGGCGTTCCGGCGCATGGAACGGGGAGGACCCGCCGCTGTTCTGTGGTTCCGCGCGCTCTGGGGTTGCCTTTAGAAACTGCCtgtctggaattttttttattttaaaaagccgcTTCTAACTCATCCTCCTCTGCCAGTAACGAACGATATAAAGGAAATTAACCTTCCCCTCCCACGGACATCTTTTTTCTCTTATGCTCCTCTTCTCCGCGCCCCATGGCTCTTCGTTTAGGTTCTTGCCACGCAGGACTTCTCTCTGGGCAGCCCTCCGGCGAGGGACAAGGTTGGCGGGGCGGTGGGTTCCCACGGCGGGGTCCTCGGTCCGGTCGTCAAGGTGACCCGGGGGCGTCCGCGCTGGAGCTAAGTGAGGGAGCGATCGATgcttggggggcgggggggggggggagtcctgCCCTTTACCCGTTTCGCGGCCGTGGGGACCGTGGACTGGCATTTGCCCAAAACTAGTAGTGTGGGCCGCCGTTGCAGGTGCTCCAGAGGACCTCGTCTGGCAGGCAGGAGCTCCGAACCCAGAATGGGAGAAGGCGTCTAGATTCGGCCCCAAGTGTGACAGGTCAAGGACAGGGTTTGAGAGTTTCACGACATCTTGTAAGTCTTCATATGACCATAATGTcctgagccccgcccccagcagcCCCAGGGTTCCGcctggatttttttccccctgaaattcagcatttcttttttattttttattcattttagaaaggagagagagagagagagaaggggggaggagcaggaagcatcaactcccatatgtgccttgaccaggcaagcccagggttttcgaaccggcgacctcagcatttccaggtcgacgctttatccactgcgccaccacaggtcaggccaaattcaGCATTTCGTACCCTGTCTGGTATGCTACATAAATTAGGTTTCAAGTCTGCTGCTTGTTGCTGAGAATGACAACAAACGTCTGACCCTTGGATTGTTACCGCACAACCATTTAACACTGAGTGGGGaccatcattcccattttattgaCAAGCCCAGGCTTAAGAGAATAAAGCGACAAATGGAAAGGAACACAGTAAGGTGACAGAACCAGGATGTGAACATTTCTTATTCTCTATTGtcgcctgcctccctgcttcaagagtttggttaataggccctggccggttggctcagtggtagagcgtcggcctggtgtgcggaggtcccgggttcgattcctggccagggcatacaggagaggcgcccatctgcttctccacccctccccctctccctcctctctgtctctctcttcccctcccgcagctgaggctccattggagcaagagatggcccgggcgctggtgatggctccatggcctctgccccaggtgctggaatgactctggtcacaacagagcgacgccctggatgggcagagcatcgccccctggtgggcatgccaggtggatcccggtcgggtgcatgcgggagtctgtctgactgcctccccgtttccagcttcagaaaaaataccaaaaaaaaaaaaagagtttggttAATAAATGCACCTTGGTTTGGTTAATAAGTGCCCTACGGGTTACCTTATTGGTTCCTTCGGGAAGCAGCCTTATTTTCTGTGGCCAAGAGAAATACATTAAGTGATCCGAAGACGCTGTCTCAGAAGGTGGGTTTTCCCAACCCTAAGTATCAATTTATTCAACAGTATTTATTCTGCCTGCCCTGGCCCAGGTGCTATTCTAGGACCAGGGTACACAACAGTGAACAGCCTTGACATCAGAGTTCACCTAACAGGGGAGACAACATACAAACGTAAATATGGCAAGAAGTAGTAAGTGCTACGAAGAAAGTCAAAGCCATGTGATAATGGAGAAAATAACGGAGTAAGTAAGCATTGCGAGGAGAGCCATTTAAAGTAGAGTCAGAGGCCATTGAGAAGGTGGGGCCTGTGCCCATCTTGTGCCTCAGTTCTCAGAGCTACTATTAATCTGCTAACCTGTTGCTAAATTCAAGTCTGAGTCGTAAACAAACGTCTGGGAACAACTGCTGCGTGGACACAGGGACTTGACCTGCTCCTTGTAATTTTCGCCTCTGTCATTTGCATATCAGGACTCATTGGTTCCCAGCTAGCAACCCTTTATTTGCATGAAAGAATTGCACTTTgtggatgttttaaaaattatttattcattttagagatgtgagagagaggaggagggggaggagcaggcagcatcaactcccaaatgtgccttgaccaggcaagcctggggtttcgaacccggacttcagcgttccagattgacactttatccaccacgccacacaggtcaggcctgtggtTTTGCCTTTATAAAccctgcctttctttgttttctcagagAGCAGTTTGAGCAGTTACCTGAACCTGCATTATGGGACTGGATGTGCAGCCCTCTTGCTCAAATAAATGCCTTTTGCTTTTATTACAGCCTGAGCCGTTTTGGTTAACAAAGGGGTAGAGTGCTTGTTCCTATACCCCAGCCTCTCGCCACAGTTGCCATCTACAGTCCTCAAGCTCCCAAACCAGGAATCACaagtttctcacttcagagaaataataacagtttttgCTATGTTTCTCCAACAAGTTTCAACGGACAGTCCTTTGGGTGTTTGGGGAATACAGAGACAAGACACAAGACAGTGACTGAAAATGAGTCATGATGAAGCAGAAAGGAATTGCCCAGTCactttattgagtttttattgtTACAAAGGAAGTCCATGCAGACATGGGGACACAGCATCACTTCAGATCTCAGGAAGCAGCCACCCTCTGACGGGTCTTTGGGGgaataagaaaaaggagaaatctaaTAGAAAGACCAACTTAACAGAGACAAAATAGAGGCTAAGAAATGCCTCACCTTTCTGGAACTACAGTGGAAGGGCTAAATAAAATCGCCATTTCATCTTTTTAGGGATCATAAGGTCTCTGGGAAAAGAGAGGCGGGAAGAAGCAGCTCAGAGAATCACTAGGGTCACAGAATGAGCAGAATCAGCACCACAGACAGAAGCCAGGAGACGGCTGTGTTTAGGTTTCGGCAGGTGGGCGGGGGCTGGTAATATCACAGGATTGCCATTAATTGAATCACGCCTACGCCTACTACGTGCCAGAAACCACGCTCTTTACAGAAGGACTCCTAATCGTTGCAGCAGTCCTGAAAGGTAGGCATGATAGTGCCAGTCTCGTAGAGGAGAACAAGGAGGCTACAGGTTAAGGAGCTTGTCCTGGGTGCACAGCCAacagggagcagggggagcagggggatcCAAGCCTGCCAGGCCCTGGAGTCGGGATGTTTTCTACATCCCACTTCTCCATGTTGCATGGTCACAGAGGGATGGAGTGAGGGTGACTTGGGAGTTTACAAGGTCTCAGTGAAGATTAAGGAGCAATCAGAGATTCAGGGCCGAGCAGGGGACGTATTTCCACAGGAGAATTATTGGGTCCTGCCTCCTAGAATTTCTAGGGAGCGGAAAGGAGAGTGGGCTTATGGTGGGAGGTGATTCTGATGTGGGGATTCCTCGGAGGGAGGGAACTGGCAGGCGGAGTCAGGCCCTAGGGTCCGCCCTAGGCAGCGATGTGGTAGTTGGGGTGGACCTGGGGCCTGACGTCGCAGACCATGCCGAGGAGCTGGGCCAGCACGCGCTCGCGGTTCTTCTGCTGGCAGCTCTGCATGCCCTGCACCTGGCGCCTTGTAGCCTGCTCCACTTCTGCGGACAGGTTCCCCTGGGAGCCCATGGCctgggggggagaggggcagaggagagaaaggaaacaggaaCAGGAAAGAGCGTCCAGGCCTGTGGAGGCAAAGGTCCCGGAGCAAGGCCAGGAAGAAAGGCCCTCTCCAAGGCACCCCAGCCCACAAAAACCTCCAGATGCCAAACAGAGAAATACAGTCCCCTCTCCTCCAAGACCTGGCATGCAAGCTCACCCTAAAATAGACTGAGCAGCCCCCACCCTCACCACCGATGACCGCGAactctgccctccctccacccGACATGTCATCGCACTCCAGGAGGACTGTGGCAGCTCCCCCACAAGCGGTACAAGCCCCTCAAAACACCCAGACCCTGACATATCACAAAGCTTGACCAATGTCACGGTCCCCACCGGGGTACCCTTCTGTCCCGTACCACCGCACTTCCTTGTAGAATCACCCCTCATCAGACACACCCACCAATTTGCACCCTGGTGGTGGAGGGGGCTGCCGTCCCAACCCCCCGCCCCGACTCACGGCCTGCTGCTTGCTCTGGAATTCCTGCTCTCGCTCTCGGCGGTACTGCTCCACTTCCATCTGCGCCTCCTCCTTTGCCTGCTTCAGGCGCCGAGCCTTCCCTGGAAGCAAAAGAAAGGACCGGGGGTGAGGGTGAGCCCCGCACAGAATGTGACAGTGGGGGTCAGTCCTTCCCAGAAAGTCATTCGGCCTCCTCTCAGCCATCCAGGTGCTAGAGGTCCTAACACCCGTTCCATCCCTCCTActcagcccccccagcccccagctctcTCCGCAGGAACCCTGGCTTTTCCTAAGGGCCCAGTGCTGGCTGTCCGCCCGCCCCCGCTCTTCTTTCCAGACGCGTACGGGAGGAAGGACGAGACTCACTCTTTCTGGCCTCCGCCACCTTCTCGGCGGCTCGCTTCTCGGCTTGCAGGAGCTGCTGGATGCCCTGGGACTGGCTGGCCATCTTCGGCGTGACGGCAGGTTCTGTTCGCTGATGCTGCCGAGGTCCCCAATGACTCTCACCCCAGGCCCCGCCGCCGACTTCTCTTCTGGCTCGTTGCTGCTGTCCCCTCCACTCACCCCTGGGTCTTAGtgctccccttttctctctcactctcctcctgcACCGAGTGTCTCCCCCAAACTGAGCCTCCCCTGGCCGCTGGTCCAGCTCTCCCGCCTCTCACGCCGGCAGTACCCAGATGGGCCGCTCGGGGGCAGCAGAGACCAGGCCCAAAGCTGACCGCGAACCTCACAGCAGGTGCGAGCCTTGCCCCGTGGGAGGGTGGAATGGGGGCCGGGGCGGAGAGGGCAGTATGCGAGAGAGAAGGAGGCATGGAGGGGCTGAGGACGGGGTAAGGAAGTCACCATGCCTGGTGCGTTGGGAAAAGAGGACGCTGGGCCGCTCTGAGTTTATTTTCCAGCGTCTCCTCCTCTCTttattctccctccctcccgttTCCACCTCTTCTACATCTTTCCAAGTCCACATTTCTGCATCCGTCTCTCTGGCCTTGTCCTACGATCGCTTCCTTATGTATTTGCAGGCCgacgtttttctctttttttagatcTGACCCTGTTTCTGGCCTCAGGGTGGTTTTTGTTTCTCATGTTCACGGTTGGTGTTTATTCGGTCCttatctcccctctctcttctttctcttcccgtCTTTCCGTCTACCACTAAACCACTCTCTCTTCCCAGTTAGGGGAGGCGGGAGTAAACCTCCAAAGAGCTGTCCTTCCCTCGCCCTTGTTTCCGCCCGGTTTCCTGGCCTATTCTCAGGCTTCCCGGTTTCAGGCGGAcccttttctcttcatctccctTAGTTTCCCCCCGGAGGCCGGACCGCTGAACACACACTTCCCCGCTCTCTCCACTTCGCCTCTTCCGGGAGGGACGATATCCGGTGATGCGGCGTAGGTCATTTCTATCCTCGACTGCGTCTCAGCGGCTCCATTTCCGCCAGCCTAGAGTGTCCCCGCCTTCCTCCGAGCGTCTTCAACAGTCCTCCAGCCTGTGACTCTGGGGGCACTTGGGGGGCGGGTGTGATAAGCAACCCTTGCCCAGGCCCCTGAgggagactcctgcacaccagtcgGCTGCTTACGTTAGATTAAGTTCCTAGACCGTAATTTGAAATGATCTGTTGATAAAAACTGCCCCCATCAGTCTCTATTCGTCTTTTGCAAAGTCCTTTATTTAAAGTTGACCTGGGCTGAGCCGCAAAGTATTAGGGTGTCCTTGTCTCAATTTTACATGAACAACATGAAATCTATgaccccagccccccccccttaAGTCTTGTGGGAACCTAGAACCTGGTGAGGGAGTAGAGGACAGGCCTCGAGGTGCTGCAGGTGCGAGAACTGGGGGTACGGGGGGAGGGGCGCGGGGATGTCGGGGGAGGGGGCCGGCCAGGGCCGAGCGCGTCCCCCGCTGAGCTGACACCcgcttccttccttctccagccgGGCGCGCCATGGCCTCCGCCTCCCGCCGCCGGCGCCGCGAGCGCCGCTTCCGTCGGTACCTGTCCGCGGGTCGGCTGGCCCGGGCCCGGGCCCTCCTCCGGCGACACCCAGGCCTCGATGTAGACGCCGGGCAGCCCCCCGCCCTGCACCGGGCCTGTGCCCGCCGCGACGCCGCtgccctggggctgctgctccggcTCGGGGCCGACCCTGCCCAGCGGGACCGCCGCGGGGACACGGCGCTGCACGCCGCCGCCCGCCAGGGCGCTGAGGGTGAGTCGCCCGTCCGCCCGCCGGCCGGTGGGAAGCCAGGTCAGGACCACCTTGACCGGGGCAAGCAGTTGAAAAGGAAGCTCTTGATTTGGTGGTTAAGACTTAGGGAGGGACTTGACCAGGTCGGCTGTGGCTGTCGCATATGTCATTCATTACAAGCCTGAGCTGCCATTGTCTGAAGGGCCCAGCATTCCCCAAACAGCCACTGGGCTTCCAATGTCACATCTTTCTAGATTGGTAACTTTGTCTTTTCAGTGGTTTTgcctatagcaaaaaaaaaaaaaaaagcaccatagAAGGTAGGCTCTGGAGTTCgagtgcctgggttcaaatcacaGCTGCACACACTTCAGAGCTGGGAATTCTTGGGCAAGTTACCAACCTTCCCTGAGGCTTAGTTTGCCCACGTGCATGATTAAATAATAACAGCCTTTGCTGTGTGCCTGGCTCTTCTCACAAAATAACTCATTCCATCAAAGTAGCTCATTtagttctcacaacaaccctatgaaattataaatagtaataatatatattatcccCCATTTCCCAGGTGAGGATACAGGActgagaagttaagtaattttccaAAGTGGTAGAACAAGGATTGTAACCCAGGCAGTCCACCTGGAGCGTGATCCTGTGAATTACGCTGTGATCCTGTGAATTATGCTGTGATGGTGCCTGTGCTCAAAGCCTCCATGCTGGTATTAAGTGTTTTAAGAATCAACTGAGGACCCTGGCCATTGGCTAGTGGATAGATAGTGACAGCCCggtgtgtggacgtcctgggttcaatttctggtcaaggcacacaggagaagaaaccatctgcttctctcctcctctctcacccccttctcgctctcttcctctccctcccacagccaatggctcagttggtttgagtggtggccccaggtgctccagctctgttggtctgagcgtgtcagcctcaggcactataaatagcttggtacttgatcATCGACCCATGGCCATTATTGTTCTTGCTGTTATCAACAGATCCATACTCCCTTACCACACTTATAAAACTCCAAAACACCCTGAGagccaaatattttttattagtctAAGCTTAACTTGAACCAAAGTGAGGCTATCTGTGATTTGCTTTTATTGTACTGACATCAGCATTCAGACCTCTCACTGCAGAAACATCCGTGTGTCTGTTGTTCCTGGGGCTGCCCAGGCCCTCCTGGGCTCCCTAGTACACAGTGTGTGCATTTTCACACTGGCTCTGTCCAGTCTCACAACGTGACGGGTCTGAGGAGCCTTTGCCGCTGCAGCGTCCCACAGGGACCTGTTGACCCTGTAGTGGCAGCAGAGGCAGCTCTGTAGAGAAGTGAAAGGTGGAACCCTCTTTCCCCTTCAGGGGGTTTTCTTTCCAGACTAAGAGCATTTGAGGAGCACCTCCAGGTTGAGATGAACACCCTTCAATTTGATTGTTGCTGCTACCATCCCGCAGCTCCCCAAGGAGAGTAGgaacccacccccaaccccaaacTTTCCCCTTAGAGTAAAAAAAACTCcccggaccaggcagtggcgtagtggatagagcatccatccgggacactgaggaccctggctcaaaacccaaggtcacgggcttgagtgcaggctcaccagcttgagcatgggatcgtagacatgacctcagggtcgctggctggaacccaaaggtcgttggcttgagcaagaggtcactcggtctgctgtagccccccagtcaaggcacatatgagaaagaaatcaatgaacaactaaggtgccgcaataaagaattgatgttcctcatctctctcccttcctgtctgtctgtccctctctatccatctctctctctctctctctctctctcgctctcgttAAAACAGAAAAACTCTCCTTCAGATCTCCTTAACATAAATGAGATAAGTTGGcacactgggattttttttaacttaaaaacaaagaaaggaggTTTACCAAGTGCAGCCACCTAACCCAACAACCGACAGTGCGAGCGGCAGGAGCCCAGGTCCCAGGTCCCGGAGGCGGCCTCAGACCCCGTCCACGCCCCCCTCGCCTCAGACCACGCCCACGCTCCCCTCGACCGCTCCAGCCTGTGTGCTGGGCAAGCTGCTTACTTTCTGTAAACCGAACTTGCCTTTTAAAATGCTGGTTGTGAAAGAAAAAGCGGCAGGCCCTTGGTGCAGTTTGGCCCCCACTAGCTGATAGgtactgttgttttgttttgtttttttttctgtatttttctgaagccggaaacagggagagacagtcagactcccgcatgcgccccaccgggatccacctggcacgcccaccaggggcgacgctctgcccctccggggcgtcgctctgttgcgaccagagccactccagcgcctggggcagaggccgaggagccatccccagcgcccgggccatcttagctccaatggagcctcggctgtgggaggggaagagagagacagagaggaaggagagggggaggggtggagaagcagatgggcgcttctcctgtgtgccctggccgggaatcaaacccgggacttctgcacgccaggccgacgctctaccactgagccaaccggccagggccggtactGTTGTTTTTATCCTGATACTATTCAACTAAAGCTACTTGAATAACAAAAACATCCCTCATAGTATGGAAAGAACCCTCAGAAGCCTGCAagggtgatatttttttttaaatttattttttatttattttatttattcattttagagagaagagagggagggagagagagaggagagagagaaggggagaggagctggaagcatcaactcccatatgtgccttgaccaggcaagcccagggtttcgaaccggagaccccagcatttccaggtcgacgctttatccactgcgccagcacaggtcaggcaagggtgaTATTTTTGTCCGGGGCTTGAACGGGGGCTTGAATGGGGGCGGAGAGCGGGGTCTCCAAGGTCCAGGGACTTCTTCCACATTGGGGTCTGCACTCAGATCACTCCCCAGCTCTGTGGTCCCGGTAGGCGTTACCACCTCCTGGTCCCTTGCCAGCCCTGCCACCAGGTGGCCTTCTAACTCCCAGGCAGAAAGGTCCATCTCCTTTGGTTCTTCTGGGCTGCGTTAGAAACCTGTGTGCCTTAAGACCCAAGTATTTTCTTTGAACGGTTGCAGTGAGCTAGGGTCCCCTGAGGAGAAGGGGTTCCTCTCAGCCCCCTGGGCTGGGCCCGAGGGGGTTGCCTCTTCTTGCTGGGTTGGTTGGGCTGGGCTGTCACACCAGTGAGATGCCGGTGAATGGCCCCTGCCTTTGGGCTTGCGGTAACTTCTCTTTGGGCCCATCACCTCATGAGGCAGTTGTCTCAGCGATCAGAGACCCTGTATAAACACACCTCAGACAGATAGTAACCATTCTCTGCCTACAGCAAGAATTGGCAAATGCTGAGAAACAGGGTCATTTTCTCACAGTCTTTGCAAACAAGAATAAAACCCAAagccagcctgatcaggcggtggcgcagaggatagagcgtcggactgggatgccgaggacccaggttcgagaccctgaggtcgccagcttgagcgcggactcatttggtttgagcaaagctcaccagtttggacccaaggtcactggcttaagcaaggggtcactcggtctgctgaaggcctgcggtcaaggcacatatgagaaagcaatcaatgaacaactaaggtgtcgcaatgtgcaacgagaaactaataattgatgcttctcagctattactgtctgtctctgtccctctctctgactctctgtctctgtaaaaaaaaaaaaaagaagaagaataaaacccAAAGCCAGCCAACCTGGTATTATTTTTGTGTGACGTTCACGGCACTTCTGCCCTGTGCCAGCGCAGTAGCTGCCGGTCACCGTCCGTAACCCACTTTGATCTGCAGAGAAGTAGGCGCGGCCCGGCTTTACAGGTGGCCGAGCCACCCGGCCTGTGTTCCACTTGCCTTTCCAGCCTCACCTCCCACAGCTCACCACACACCCACAGCTCCAGCTACGAGGCTCTGTCTCAGTGACCCCAAAACGTTTTCCACTGGCCTGTATGTTGCTTGCCTGTAGCCTTCCCGTCTGCCCAGTTTCCACTTCGCTAAGTTAGTCGCCCTTCCCAGCCCAACATAAGCCACACCTCCTCCTGGAAGCCCTCTCTGACCGCTCTGCCCTCTGTTACCTTTTCTTCCTCTGCTCTGCCTCAGTCAGTTTGTCCTCGATAGAAGCGTCTGATACTGGTGTTTCTGGAGTGAGTTGTAGCAGTTAGTGTGAACTTCACTTTAAAGTAGACATCACCTCGTTCTGGGGAGGGGAAGATCAGGGCTTTCACGGAAGACCAAGTCCGTTTTTACCCCACAAGgcttttcctgtttatttttcccCGTACGGAAGTGCCCTGGGGAACACTGATCTGCGCTGCTGCGTTGATGCTAAGTGGGCATCTCAGACCCCTGGGGGGAGGCGAGCTGTTTACTACACGGGAGCGGAACGCGCGGTTTGCCCAGGGAGAAACGGAGCCCTTCCTCACACCCGGCGTGAAAGCAGATGGCAGCAGAGTCAATGCCTAAGGATGGCAGGAAGGGCACAGACCCAATCCATGGGAGGGGCCCCTGGGGAATAAAACCCAGAAGGCAGCATCAAAGAAAACTTGAGGTTTACCTGTGAAGGTTTTCagtctttaaaatattgaatagtGTTGCAAAAATGACACTAGGTTAACATACTCTGTGGTAGGAAGAGAGGTGCTTATTACTGTACTATGtacttttttgaattattttggaTTTCCAGAAGTAAAAGTAAATATAGtaggaaaaaaaccacacagaATAGTTTTATAATCTTGGGGTGAGAAAACCTTcctaagaatgaaataaagtcaaaagcgcctgaccaggtggtagcgcagtggatagagcgtcggactaggatgcagaggacccagattcgagaccccaaggtcaccagcttgagcgcaggctcatctggtttgagcaaagctcaacagcttggacccaaggtcgctggcttgagcaaggggttactcagtctgctgaagccccccggtcaaggcatatatgagaaagcaatcaatgaacaactaaggtgtcgcaacgaaaaactgatgattgatgcttctcatcttctctgttcctgtctgtctctctgtctgtccctatctatcccattctctgactctgtctctgtaaaaaaataaataaataaataaagtcaaaagCTATAAAAGCTATCAATACAGATTTAACTACTtaaggttgtttgttttttttaatgggagaaaatgtttacaatatgtaacactgcctgaccaggaggtggatagagctttggtctgtgatgctggggacccaggttcgaaaccccgaggtcaccagcttgagcgtaggaccatagacatgaccccagggtcgctggctcagctagagcccccacccccaatcaaagaacacataagaagcaatcaatgaaaaactaagatgctgcaactatgagttgatgtttcccatctctctcccttcctgtctgtctctctcactaaaaaaaaaaaagttacatatatgtgtgtagcGGATACTCAGGGTTGATATCTATGTCCTATAAAGAGCACTCATCTACATACATAATTTTCGAGGGAAAAGTAGATGAATATGAACAAGTCATTcacaaaagaaacacaaagagcCAAAAAGCCtatgaaacagaagaaaatgtcctaattaaAATCATGTTCTTAATCTGCCGGGTGGCCCAGAGGAGAAGGTTGCGGACAGTCAGAGGGGTGCTGGGAGGCGCGGGCGCCCGCGTTCCCTCGCCCGGGCTGCGCGTTGGCACAAATGAGAGCAGTGTGGCAAACTCACACGTCCTTTGACTCAGAAATTCCAGCTGTGAGACTCTGCCGCACAGAAACACCGTGAGGAGTGCACAGACGCGCTCGAGGCCCCGCGGTGCTGGAAACGAGAGTCtgctgaggggggtgggggtggagggtggagggtggagggtgcaCAACGGAACGCTAcccagtcataaaaaagaaagaggcaggatGTGTTTACTCCTGTGGAAAAACGTAAGTGGGATGTCGGGGAGAAGGGCAGGCTGCCCAGTGAGAAGGTGCAGTCACGCGTCTCTGAAAGAGGCATGCGTTTGCGTTGATGCGCACCGAGACAGGATGGGGAGGGTCCACAGTGTTAACagtgatacatttattttccatgctttaaaaagaaagaaaattttcacaCTGGTTAGTTGCTGTTTGtgtgaaaatatcaattaagtgcccgacctgtggtggtgcagtggatagatcatcgacctggaacgctgaggtcgccggttcgaaaccctgggcgtgcctggtcaaggcacatgtgacaagcaattagtgaacaactgaagtgaagcaactaggagttgatactcCTTACTATCACCTCcgtctgtaaaatgaataatgtgaaattacatatgtatatgtgtgtgtgtgtgtatatttatatatatatatatatatatatatatatatatatatatataatggtctaccggaaagttctgtttgtttctatcacaacaagtttcgacacgtaagcacatgtttatttggcgcatgtgtgcctctctatttttatcacttaatgtatacatactgacgtagcaaattaactagaacaaagttgattcacgttagtcttatgtgtgaagcgatagtgtacccatggctactgataaagttcatttacgccactgtaatttttacgaatttcaacaaggaagaaatgctacagaagcatgtctgtcgcatccaccatattccccggacttagcaccctccgacga is drawn from Saccopteryx leptura isolate mSacLep1 chromosome 1, mSacLep1_pri_phased_curated, whole genome shotgun sequence and contains these coding sequences:
- the ATP6V1G2 gene encoding V-type proton ATPase subunit G 2; this encodes MASQSQGIQQLLQAEKRAAEKVAEARKRKARRLKQAKEEAQMEVEQYRREREQEFQSKQQAAMGSQGNLSAEVEQATRRQVQGMQSCQQKNRERVLAQLLGMVCDVRPQVHPNYHIAA